The proteins below come from a single Alligator mississippiensis isolate rAllMis1 chromosome 2, rAllMis1, whole genome shotgun sequence genomic window:
- the ZFYVE19 gene encoding abscission/NoCut checkpoint regulator: MENRCYGCTSKFTLFKKECGCKNCGRAFCSGCLGFSAIVPRCGSTQQKVCKQCHGVLTGGASQSSTARWSPPENYKKRVAALEAKQNQPKRQPKGPTKLQGLADPKYQGLSKEDRAIAERLERLKEDTKPKSIPSQAEIESRLAALKHDPCKPVPSTQEMEDRLAALQGRVPPSKSPRQVHQPPDTRTQVQQTNDLLTQFAEEVAVDEHCSPGVQSQAVNIQTLNDLNRKSESDISITDLDPKLLEEEKNKLLAEAAAELREENTRQDKILEVAKRLAVLRGQDPERITLDDYKLPDSDEEMDEDQAIQRVLKQLTEEAALDEASGFNIPPDQTTQPGVSQQNLPKKAKQKSQAPASITTAKKPSLMAEAEDSNEEELPWCCICNEDATLRCHDCDDDLYCQRCFREGHNEFELKEHHTSSYRPLRKHK; encoded by the exons atggAGAACAGGTGCTATGGCTGCACATCCAAGTTCACTCTTTTCAAGAAAGAG tGTGGATGTAAGAACTGTGGGCGGGCATTTTGCTCAGGATGTCTTGGATTCAGTGCCATTGTTCCTCGGTGTGGGAGTACTCAGCAGAAGGTGTGCAAGCAGTGTCATGGGGTGCTAACTGG aggggCATCTCAAAGCAGCACAGCAAGATGGTCCCCACCagagaactacaaaaa GCGTGTAGCAGCTCTTGAagcaaagcagaaccagcccaaGAGGCAGCCAAAGGGACCCACAAAACTCCAAGGCCTAGCAGATCCCAAATATCAGGGGCTGtcaaaagaggacagagctattgctgagagactggagaggCTCAAGGAGGACACAAAGCCCA agtccatcccatctcaggcTGAGATAGAATCTAGGCTTGCAGCATTGAAGCATGACCCCTGCAAACCTGTTCCATCTACACAGGAGATGGAGGACCGCCTGGCTGCCCTACAGGGGAGAGTCCCACCCTCCAAGTCTCCAAGACAG GTTCACCAGCCCCCAGACACCAGAACCCAGGTCCAGCAGACCAATGACCTGCTGACTCAGTTTGCTGAGGAAGTGGCTGTTGATGAGCATTGTAGTCCAGGAGTCCAGTCACAAG CTGTTAATATCCAGACCCTGAATGATCTCAATCGCAAGAGTGAGAGCGATATCTCCATTACAGATCTGGACCCAAAACTACTAGAGGAGGAGAAAAATAAACttctggcagaggctgctgctgagCTAAGGGAGGAGAACACTAGACAAGACAAGATTCTAGAAGTTGCAAAGAGATTGGCAGTACTCAGAGGCCAGGACCCTGAGAGAA TTACTCTGGATGACTATAAACTCCCAGACAGCGATGAGGAGATGGATGAGGACCAGGCCATTCAGAGAGTCCTGAAGCAG CTCACAGAGGAAGCAGCTCTGGATGAAGCAAGTGGTTTCAACATCCCTCCAGATCAAACCACCCAGCCTGGAGTCTCACAGCAGAACCTACccaagaaagcaaagcagaag AGTCAAGCTCCAGCCAGCATAACCACTGCTAAGAAACCCAGTCTGATGGCTGAGGCAGAAGACAGTAATGAGGAGGAGTTGCCATGGTGCTGCATTTGCAATGAAGATGCCACATTACGTTGCCATGACTGTGATGATGATCTCTACTGCCAGCGATGCTTCCG GGAAGGCCATAATGAGTTTGAACTGAAGGAGCACCACACATCTAGCTACCGTCCTCTTCGCAAGCACAAATGA